GCTCGCGGAAGCAGATGCGGCACAGCCCGAAGTCACGCAGGAACGCGCGCGGACGCCCGCAGCGATGGCAGCGGGTGTAGGCGCGGACCTTGAACTTGGGCGTCCGCTTCCACTTCTCGATGATCGACTTCTTCGCC
The genomic region above belongs to Candidatus Eisenbacteria bacterium and contains:
- a CDS encoding type Z 30S ribosomal protein S14; protein product: MAKKSIIEKWKRTPKFKVRAYTRCHRCGRPRAFLRDFGLCRICFRELALSGQIPGVVKSSW